A single Silvibacterium dinghuense DNA region contains:
- a CDS encoding aldo/keto reductase: MATKALQAAASGTFSLGGDLTIHRLGFGAMRITGEGIWGEPKDPETAKKVLRRAVELGVNFIDTADAYGPEVSERLIAEALYPYPKDLVIATKGGLTRQGPNKWLPVGRPEYLQQCVEMSLRRLKVERIDLWQLHRIDAKVPVEESLGVIKELQKQGKIRHVGLSEVNAAEIEQAQKVLPIVSVQNQYNLGDRRHEQVVAYATKHKLGFIPWFPVAAGQLARAGGPLDSAARRHGVTVAQLSLAWLLHHSPVMLPIPGTSSVSHLEENVASADVQLSAEEWKAIEEDAAKQ, encoded by the coding sequence ATGGCCACCAAAGCATTGCAAGCAGCCGCGAGCGGAACGTTCTCACTCGGCGGAGATCTCACCATCCACCGTCTCGGCTTCGGGGCCATGCGCATCACCGGCGAAGGCATCTGGGGTGAGCCCAAAGATCCGGAAACCGCAAAGAAAGTCCTGCGCCGCGCCGTCGAACTGGGCGTCAACTTCATCGACACTGCCGATGCCTACGGCCCGGAAGTGAGCGAGCGCCTCATCGCCGAAGCACTCTACCCTTATCCGAAAGACCTGGTCATTGCCACCAAGGGCGGCCTTACCCGCCAGGGGCCGAACAAGTGGCTCCCCGTCGGCCGGCCCGAATACCTCCAGCAGTGTGTCGAAATGAGCCTGCGCCGCCTGAAGGTCGAGCGTATCGATCTCTGGCAGCTGCACCGCATCGATGCCAAAGTGCCGGTCGAGGAGTCGCTTGGCGTCATCAAGGAGCTGCAGAAACAGGGCAAGATCCGCCACGTCGGCCTCTCCGAGGTGAACGCCGCGGAGATCGAGCAGGCGCAGAAGGTGCTGCCCATCGTCTCCGTGCAGAACCAGTACAACCTCGGAGACCGCCGGCACGAGCAGGTCGTCGCATACGCCACGAAGCACAAGCTCGGCTTCATCCCCTGGTTCCCAGTCGCTGCCGGCCAGCTCGCACGCGCGGGCGGACCGCTCGACTCGGCCGCCAGGCGCCATGGCGTCACCGTCGCCCAGCTCTCGCTCGCGTGGCTGCTCCATCACTCGCCCGTAATGCTGCCCATCCCCGGCACCTCGTCGGTCTCGCACCTTGAGGAGAACGTCGCCTCAGCCGATGTGCAGCTTTCGGCCGAGGAGTGGAAGGCGATCGAGGAAGACGCGGCCAAGCAGTAA
- the hemH gene encoding ferrochelatase has translation MAEKTAILLLAHGTPDSLDEIPAYLANITGGRPMPDHVIEEIRHRYSLIEPSPLTRITMEQGRLLSKELGMPVYVGMRNWKPYIADVVAQMKADGITRIAAICLAPQNSRTSVGLYRKALYAAAGDLTVEFTAGWAEHPLLAQAFAERLAAVLAPFEAEAGHRIPENRIPVVFTAHSVPLRTVQATSEDGASPDPYADEAKATARLTAEAAGLAPEQWTFAFQSQGMSGGPWIGPTVEETLDALHQQGAKGVVIAPIGFLCDHVEILYDIDIAFKEHAAKLGIELRRPVSLNESATLTVALADVARAALTALDARKNEATSA, from the coding sequence ATGGCTGAGAAGACAGCCATCCTCCTGCTTGCGCACGGCACACCGGACTCGCTCGACGAGATCCCCGCGTATCTCGCGAACATCACCGGCGGGCGTCCCATGCCGGACCATGTGATCGAGGAGATCCGCCATCGCTACTCGCTTATCGAACCAAGCCCGCTCACGCGCATCACCATGGAGCAGGGCCGCCTGCTTAGCAAAGAACTCGGGATGCCTGTCTATGTGGGCATGCGCAACTGGAAGCCCTACATCGCCGACGTGGTCGCACAGATGAAGGCCGACGGCATCACACGCATCGCCGCCATCTGCCTCGCGCCGCAGAACTCGCGCACCAGCGTCGGACTCTACCGCAAGGCGCTCTATGCCGCAGCCGGCGATCTTACGGTCGAATTTACAGCCGGCTGGGCCGAGCATCCGCTGCTCGCCCAAGCCTTCGCCGAGCGCCTCGCCGCTGTGCTCGCTCCCTTCGAAGCCGAAGCCGGGCACCGCATCCCTGAAAATCGCATCCCGGTCGTCTTTACCGCGCACTCCGTGCCGCTGCGCACCGTGCAGGCGACCAGCGAAGATGGAGCTTCGCCCGATCCTTACGCGGACGAAGCGAAGGCCACGGCGCGGCTCACTGCCGAGGCCGCCGGTCTCGCACCGGAGCAATGGACCTTCGCCTTCCAGAGCCAGGGCATGTCGGGAGGGCCATGGATCGGGCCCACCGTGGAAGAAACGCTCGACGCACTCCATCAGCAAGGCGCAAAAGGGGTCGTTATCGCCCCTATCGGCTTCCTCTGCGACCACGTCGAAATCCTCTACGACATCGACATCGCCTTCAAGGAGCATGCCGCAAAGCTTGGCATCGAGCTGCGCCGCCCCGTATCGCTGAACGAGTCCGCCACGCTCACCGTCGCGCTCGCCGACGTAGCTCGCGCCGCCCTAACAGCGCTCGACGCACGCAAAAACGAAGCAACATCCGCATGA
- a CDS encoding DUF6632 domain-containing protein, which yields MNADRLLRVALIVVGLIFIFGIYLLGIVWPSGWQWGYGHSHYLMMIIGVYATLGVFLLVASRNPQAHRSLIWFTVWSSVVHGAIMAEQAIRDPMETSHLMADVPALFLVAILLGVLMWRAEKAA from the coding sequence ATGAATGCGGACCGCTTGCTTCGCGTTGCTTTGATCGTTGTCGGGCTGATTTTTATCTTCGGCATCTACCTGCTGGGTATTGTCTGGCCGTCTGGCTGGCAGTGGGGGTATGGCCATTCTCACTATCTCATGATGATCATTGGTGTTTACGCTACTCTTGGCGTGTTCCTGCTGGTGGCGTCGCGCAATCCGCAGGCGCATCGCAGCCTCATCTGGTTCACGGTGTGGTCCAGCGTGGTGCACGGAGCCATCATGGCCGAGCAGGCTATCAGAGACCCGATGGAGACCAGCCACCTGATGGCGGATGTGCCTGCGCTGTTCCTCGTGGCGATCCTGCTGGGCGTGCTCATGTGGCGAGCGGAGAAGGCTGCCTGA
- a CDS encoding alpha/beta hydrolase family protein, whose protein sequence is MPRSARLLSLLGTATLALSAFAQSTTPAAPHAVTLDDLFRFHDVANPEISPDAQWVLYTVAHTDETADKRLTDLYITRYDGSETLRLTYSVDNSPSQPRWSPDGKYISFETDRPGKAKGTQVWVLDRRGGEARQLTDIKGHLGGYAWSPDGKKLLLAITADDDKKDDKDKKDEKPKPIVIDRYHFKQDVDGYLSDNKHELLYLWDVDTHKLEKLTNDANHDENDPKWSPDGSKIAFVSNHDADPDRTTNSDVFVVDARPNSAPKKLTTFDGPDGGRLAWSPDSKWIAYTQGSEPKFEEYNQDNLALVAADGTGQRLVAPKLDRSIRNPVFSADGKSITVLVEDDRNEYPAEISLADGSVKRLIQEDGVVTAFNSVAGKGAAAEKMVFIRTTDTAPGELFAFDNGQLHALTHENDALLAELKLGKTLDLEAKSPDGATPHALLTLPPDAVSGKKYPMLLRIHGGPNGQDAHAFNLERQLFAARGYAVLNVNYRGSSGRGKAWQESIFADWGHHEVTDLLASVDEAVKEGYADPDHLGVGGWSYGGILTDYTIASTTRFKAAISGAGMGNPIGLYGIDEYVHQYNTELLPPWKAQETYIKLAYPLYHADRIRTPTLYMGGDKDMNVPLNGGEQMYQALRTLEVPSELVIYPGQFHGFTKPSFIKDRYQRYFAWYDKWILGKIDATPTSTPAKDAAKPAE, encoded by the coding sequence ATGCCACGCTCAGCACGCCTGCTTTCCCTGCTCGGAACTGCCACGCTTGCGCTCTCTGCCTTCGCCCAAAGCACAACGCCGGCCGCTCCACACGCCGTCACCCTCGACGACCTCTTCCGCTTCCACGACGTCGCCAACCCCGAGATCTCGCCCGACGCGCAATGGGTGCTCTACACCGTCGCCCACACCGACGAAACCGCCGACAAGCGCCTCACCGACCTCTACATCACCCGCTACGACGGATCGGAGACCCTGCGCCTCACCTATAGTGTCGACAACTCGCCCAGCCAGCCGCGCTGGAGCCCCGACGGCAAGTACATCTCCTTTGAGACGGATCGCCCGGGCAAGGCCAAGGGCACGCAGGTGTGGGTGCTCGACCGCCGCGGCGGCGAAGCCCGCCAGCTCACCGACATAAAAGGTCATCTCGGAGGCTACGCCTGGTCGCCGGATGGCAAAAAGCTGCTGCTCGCCATCACCGCCGATGACGACAAGAAGGACGACAAGGACAAAAAAGACGAGAAACCCAAACCCATCGTCATCGACCGCTACCACTTCAAGCAGGATGTCGATGGCTACCTCAGCGACAACAAGCACGAGCTGCTCTACCTCTGGGACGTAGACACCCACAAGCTCGAGAAGCTGACCAACGACGCCAATCACGACGAGAACGATCCCAAGTGGTCGCCCGACGGATCGAAGATCGCCTTCGTCAGCAACCATGACGCCGATCCCGACCGCACCACCAATTCCGATGTCTTCGTCGTCGACGCCAGGCCCAACTCCGCGCCAAAGAAGCTGACCACCTTCGACGGCCCAGACGGCGGCCGACTCGCATGGAGCCCGGACAGCAAGTGGATCGCCTACACGCAGGGTTCGGAACCGAAATTCGAAGAGTACAACCAGGACAACCTCGCCCTCGTTGCCGCCGACGGCACCGGCCAGCGGCTCGTCGCTCCGAAACTCGACCGCAGCATCAGGAACCCGGTTTTCTCCGCTGACGGCAAGTCCATCACCGTGCTCGTCGAAGACGACCGCAACGAATACCCCGCAGAGATCAGCCTCGCCGACGGCTCGGTAAAACGCCTGATACAGGAAGACGGCGTCGTCACCGCGTTCAACTCCGTTGCCGGGAAGGGTGCCGCGGCTGAAAAAATGGTGTTCATCCGCACCACGGACACCGCGCCCGGCGAGCTCTTCGCCTTCGACAATGGCCAGCTCCACGCACTCACCCACGAGAATGACGCCCTGCTCGCAGAGCTCAAACTGGGCAAGACCCTCGACCTCGAAGCGAAGTCGCCCGACGGCGCCACACCGCACGCCCTGCTCACGCTCCCGCCCGATGCCGTCTCCGGCAAAAAGTATCCGATGCTGTTACGGATTCACGGCGGACCCAACGGCCAGGATGCGCACGCCTTCAACCTTGAGCGCCAGCTCTTCGCCGCGCGCGGCTACGCCGTGCTCAACGTGAACTATCGCGGCAGCTCGGGCCGTGGCAAAGCATGGCAGGAGTCGATCTTCGCCGACTGGGGTCATCACGAAGTGACCGACCTGCTCGCCTCAGTCGACGAGGCGGTGAAGGAAGGCTATGCCGATCCCGATCACCTCGGCGTAGGCGGCTGGAGCTACGGCGGCATCCTCACCGACTACACTATCGCCTCGACCACGCGCTTCAAGGCGGCCATCAGCGGCGCAGGCATGGGCAATCCCATCGGCCTCTACGGCATCGATGAATATGTGCACCAATACAACACCGAGCTGCTGCCGCCGTGGAAGGCGCAGGAGACCTACATCAAGCTCGCCTACCCGCTCTACCACGCCGACAGAATCAGGACGCCCACGCTCTACATGGGCGGCGACAAGGACATGAACGTGCCCCTCAACGGCGGCGAGCAGATGTACCAGGCCCTCCGCACGCTCGAGGTGCCAAGCGAACTCGTCATCTACCCGGGGCAGTTCCACGGCTTCACCAAGCCCAGCTTCATCAAGGACCGCTACCAGCGCTATTTCGCCTGGTACGACAAGTGGATCCTGGGCAAGATCGATGCCACGCCGACATCCACGCCTGCAAAAGACGCCGCAAAACCCGCGGAATAG
- a CDS encoding anthranilate synthase component II — protein MIFVLDNYDSFTYNLVQYMGELGAEMTIRRNDELTVDEVDALKPERILLSPGPCTPQEAGISIDLIKHFAGKVPILGVCLGHQAIGAAFGGDVVRASKLMHGKTSEVEHDGKTIFQGIATPMTCTRYHSLIVAEKNLPQELEISARTADGTIMGLRHKTMKVEGVQFHPESVLTSDGKKLIRNFLEM, from the coding sequence ATGATCTTCGTTCTCGATAACTACGACTCTTTTACGTACAACCTGGTGCAGTACATGGGTGAGCTGGGCGCGGAGATGACGATCCGCCGCAACGATGAGCTGACCGTGGACGAAGTAGACGCGCTCAAGCCGGAGCGCATCCTGCTTTCACCGGGCCCGTGTACACCGCAGGAAGCTGGCATCTCGATCGATCTGATCAAGCACTTCGCAGGCAAGGTACCGATTCTGGGTGTGTGCCTCGGCCACCAGGCTATCGGCGCGGCCTTCGGCGGCGACGTCGTGCGTGCTTCTAAACTGATGCACGGCAAGACCAGCGAGGTAGAGCACGATGGCAAGACGATCTTCCAGGGCATTGCGACGCCGATGACCTGCACGCGGTACCACTCGCTGATCGTGGCGGAGAAGAACCTGCCGCAGGAGCTCGAGATCTCGGCGCGGACGGCGGACGGCACCATCATGGGGCTGCGTCACAAGACAATGAAAGTCGAGGGCGTGCAGTTCCATCCCGAGAGCGTGCTGACCAGCGACGGCAAGAAGCTGATCCGGAATTTTCTGGAAATGTAA
- a CDS encoding DinB family protein — protein MTAANPYASYLQDKDPLRVLAATPRTIEELTEELGSERMDESPAPGKWSPREILCHLADCEIAFSFRLRQTLAEDNHVIQPFDQEKWAAAYPAYEAHDALALFCDTRKWNMALFRSLTPEQRQRAASHPERGPLTFWTIVETMAGHDLNHLQQLQAIAASFAPANHPAPGNHPPHRGYAQTED, from the coding sequence ATGACCGCCGCCAATCCCTACGCCAGCTACCTTCAGGACAAGGATCCGCTCCGTGTCCTCGCCGCCACCCCGCGCACGATCGAAGAGCTGACCGAGGAACTCGGCTCCGAACGTATGGACGAATCCCCCGCGCCCGGCAAATGGAGTCCCCGCGAGATCCTCTGCCACCTCGCCGATTGCGAAATCGCCTTTTCCTTCCGCCTGCGCCAGACCCTCGCCGAGGACAACCACGTCATCCAGCCCTTCGATCAGGAAAAATGGGCTGCGGCCTACCCCGCCTACGAAGCCCATGACGCACTCGCGCTCTTCTGCGACACCCGCAAGTGGAACATGGCGCTCTTCCGCTCCCTCACCCCCGAGCAGAGGCAGCGCGCCGCCTCGCATCCCGAACGCGGCCCGCTTACTTTCTGGACCATCGTCGAAACCATGGCCGGCCACGATCTCAACCACCTCCAGCAGCTCCAGGCCATCGCCGCCAGCTTCGCGCCGGCCAATCACCCCGCCCCCGGAAACCATCCTCCTCACCGCGGATACGCGCAGACGGAAGACTGA
- the rimP gene encoding ribosome maturation factor RimP, translating to MALNLDQIRALAQRVAASHGLDVVEVEYQGAGKQRALRIFIEKNAEGRARLLAAAEASPSDGDEVARPEGFNREHLSGITHDDCTAFSRDFGTVLDVEELIPGAEYTLEVSSPGLDRKLSSAVDYERFAGSLVKLQTFEPVNGNRHWQGRLTGVADGRITVDLSALKPKGKAKKAQTASGETLEIALANVEKARLIPEF from the coding sequence ATGGCTCTGAACCTTGACCAGATTCGTGCCCTTGCCCAGCGCGTCGCGGCCTCACATGGCCTTGACGTGGTGGAAGTGGAGTACCAGGGGGCGGGCAAACAGCGCGCTCTACGCATCTTTATTGAGAAGAACGCCGAAGGACGGGCCAGGCTGCTCGCCGCGGCGGAGGCTTCGCCGTCCGATGGAGACGAGGTAGCTCGTCCGGAAGGCTTCAACCGCGAGCACCTGTCCGGCATCACGCATGACGACTGCACGGCTTTCAGCCGGGATTTCGGCACGGTTCTCGATGTAGAAGAGTTGATCCCGGGTGCGGAGTACACGCTCGAGGTGTCATCGCCGGGGCTGGACCGGAAGCTGTCATCGGCCGTTGATTATGAGCGGTTTGCGGGCAGCCTGGTGAAGCTGCAGACCTTTGAGCCGGTGAATGGGAACCGCCACTGGCAGGGTAGGCTGACCGGCGTGGCCGATGGGCGCATCACAGTGGACTTGAGCGCCTTGAAGCCGAAGGGAAAGGCGAAGAAGGCGCAGACGGCATCCGGTGAAACGTTGGAGATCGCGCTGGCGAACGTCGAAAAGGCGCGGCTGATCCCGGAATTCTAG
- the hemG gene encoding protoporphyrinogen oxidase — translation MKRIAVIGGGMSGTAAAYQLAREGAQDGNVAFTLYEASSRLGGIVETARVETADGRWIIECGPDAWVTEKPWARELAVELGLESEILPSNDAKRQTYLLRSDQLVLMPKDMRMMVPTTWEPIESSPLFSDEARAAYRREAESAAKLTALALKDGEDESVASFVRRHFGDEVTRTLAGPLLAGIFGGDVEMLSVRAVMPAFVKMEREHGSLIAALQSRKPSGGPAPAVFTTLASGLQTLVDRMQAAIPAEAIRLETPVTGLTRKGSKWHITLFSKVTLQTDHIPQNESFDEVILATPAHVTRALLAPVHADFGRLLDMEASSAIIVALGFAPKDTRNLQIPEGFGYLTFQPGPEDLMACTFADQKYLGRVPAGAVLLRAFFGGEAGLRLMSESDEALIARALRQLSAALGPLPAPALRLVRRAPRSLPQYAVGHPARMEELAALTAQFPGLHLVGNAYHGVGLPDMVRQGREAARKATS, via the coding sequence ATGAAGCGTATTGCTGTCATCGGCGGAGGCATGAGCGGCACCGCCGCCGCCTATCAACTCGCTCGCGAGGGCGCCCAGGATGGCAACGTCGCGTTCACGCTCTACGAGGCATCTTCCCGCCTCGGCGGCATTGTCGAGACGGCGCGTGTCGAGACCGCCGATGGCCGCTGGATCATCGAATGCGGCCCTGACGCCTGGGTCACCGAGAAGCCCTGGGCTCGCGAGCTGGCCGTCGAACTCGGCCTCGAAAGCGAAATCCTGCCCTCGAACGATGCAAAGAGGCAGACCTATCTCCTGCGTAGCGATCAACTCGTGCTCATGCCCAAAGACATGAGGATGATGGTGCCCACCACATGGGAGCCGATCGAATCCTCGCCGCTCTTTTCCGATGAAGCCCGCGCCGCCTACCGCCGAGAGGCTGAATCCGCCGCAAAACTTACAGCGTTAGCCTTGAAGGACGGCGAGGACGAGTCGGTCGCCAGCTTCGTCCGCCGCCACTTCGGCGACGAGGTCACCCGCACCCTCGCCGGGCCGCTGCTGGCCGGCATCTTCGGCGGCGATGTCGAGATGCTGAGCGTTCGCGCCGTCATGCCCGCCTTCGTCAAGATGGAGCGCGAGCACGGCAGCCTCATCGCCGCGCTTCAATCCCGCAAGCCATCCGGCGGCCCGGCACCGGCTGTCTTCACCACACTCGCCAGCGGACTGCAGACTCTCGTCGACCGCATGCAGGCCGCCATCCCGGCTGAGGCCATCCGCCTTGAAACGCCGGTTACCGGGCTCACCCGTAAAGGGTCTAAATGGCACATTACTCTCTTTTCGAAAGTTACTCTCCAAACAGACCATATCCCCCAAAACGAAAGTTTTGACGAGGTGATCCTCGCCACCCCGGCACATGTCACCCGCGCGTTGCTCGCTCCCGTCCACGCAGATTTCGGCCGCCTCCTCGACATGGAAGCCAGTTCGGCCATCATCGTCGCCCTCGGCTTCGCGCCAAAAGACACCCGCAACCTCCAGATTCCTGAAGGCTTCGGCTACCTCACCTTCCAACCCGGTCCCGAAGACCTGATGGCCTGCACCTTCGCCGACCAGAAATACCTGGGCCGCGTGCCCGCGGGCGCCGTCCTGCTCCGCGCCTTCTTCGGCGGCGAGGCCGGTCTGCGCCTCATGAGTGAGTCCGACGAAGCGCTCATCGCCCGCGCTCTCCGCCAGCTTTCGGCCGCGCTCGGACCGCTGCCCGCGCCCGCGCTCCGCCTTGTTCGCCGCGCCCCGCGCTCGCTGCCGCAATACGCTGTCGGTCATCCCGCAAGAATGGAAGAGCTTGCCGCTCTCACCGCGCAGTTCCCCGGCCTGCACCTGGTCGGCAATGCCTATCACGGCGTCGGCCTGCCCGATATGGTCCGCCAGGGCCGCGAGGCCGCCCGCAAAGCCACTTCCTGA
- the hemE gene encoding uroporphyrinogen decarboxylase: MNSATSLITGGTRFVRACLRQPVDRTPVWFLRQAGRYMAEYQAVRRHHSLLEICKQPALAAEVTITAAEKLDVDAAIIFADLLLPFECMGLPFEFQAGEGPVVHHPVRTEEDIARLRTDRASELDYVAKAIEKVVAHFKDRLGIIGFCGAPFTLASYMIEGGSSRNYIHTKTLMYRHPDAWRCLLDKLNTVLVQYAQQQVEAGADVLQVFDSWAGALSVEDYRDFVLPATTTLIRQIQALGVPVIYFGVDTASLLPAMRETGADVLGLDWRTPLAQAWHGLDYAVAVQGNLDPITLFAEPELIRNRVRNILDQADGRPGHIFNLGHGIVPNTPVENVQHVVKFVREYHDEKASRGVASHG, from the coding sequence ATGAACAGCGCCACCAGCCTCATCACCGGAGGCACGCGCTTCGTCCGCGCCTGCCTGCGTCAGCCTGTCGACCGCACGCCGGTCTGGTTCCTGCGCCAGGCGGGCCGCTACATGGCCGAGTATCAGGCCGTGCGCCGCCATCACTCGCTGCTCGAGATCTGCAAGCAGCCCGCGCTCGCGGCCGAGGTCACCATCACCGCCGCCGAAAAGCTCGACGTGGACGCGGCCATCATCTTCGCCGACCTGCTGCTGCCCTTCGAGTGCATGGGCCTGCCCTTCGAGTTCCAAGCCGGCGAGGGCCCGGTGGTGCATCATCCTGTCCGCACCGAGGAAGACATCGCGCGCCTGCGCACCGACCGCGCCTCCGAGCTCGACTACGTGGCCAAGGCCATCGAGAAGGTGGTCGCGCACTTCAAGGACCGGCTCGGCATCATCGGCTTCTGCGGCGCGCCCTTCACCCTCGCCAGCTACATGATCGAGGGCGGCAGCTCGCGCAATTACATCCACACCAAGACGCTGATGTACCGCCATCCCGACGCCTGGCGCTGCCTGCTCGACAAGCTCAACACCGTGCTGGTGCAGTACGCCCAGCAGCAGGTCGAAGCCGGAGCCGACGTCCTCCAGGTCTTCGATAGCTGGGCCGGCGCGCTCTCCGTCGAGGACTATCGCGACTTCGTGCTGCCCGCGACCACCACATTGATTCGCCAGATCCAGGCCCTCGGGGTGCCCGTCATCTACTTCGGCGTCGATACTGCCTCGCTGCTGCCCGCCATGCGCGAGACCGGCGCCGATGTCCTCGGACTCGACTGGCGTACGCCGCTCGCGCAGGCCTGGCACGGCCTCGATTACGCGGTCGCGGTGCAGGGCAATCTCGACCCCATCACGCTCTTCGCCGAGCCCGAGTTGATTCGTAACCGTGTCCGTAACATTCTCGACCAGGCCGACGGACGTCCGGGCCATATCTTCAACCTGGGCCACGGCATCGTGCCCAATACGCCGGTCGAAAACGTGCAGCACGTCGTGAAATTCGTCCGCGAATATCACGACGAGAAGGCTTCGAGAGGAGTGGCGTCGCATGGCTGA